In the Flavobacterium sp. J372 genome, one interval contains:
- the menD gene encoding 2-succinyl-5-enolpyruvyl-6-hydroxy-3-cyclohexene-1-carboxylic-acid synthase: MLYPKIPLAQSIIEICRAKGITDIVISPGSRNAPLTIGFVNNSAFKCYSIADERCAAFFAAGMAQQLKKPVAVVCTSGSALLNYYPAVAEAFYSQIPLIVISADRPLSKIDIGDGQTIRQQNVYSNHILFSANLLEDASVGNDELINQAINTSVLEKGPVHINAPFEEPLYETVSELSVTLKINLLKTQESTAQDLTQFSHIWNTAKKKLILIGGNDPNAINITLLKKLADDPSVVVMTEVTSNLHYDTFLNSIDTIITPFTKEDFIAWQPEVLLTFGGMIVSKRVKAWLRTYPPKHHWHVDLLRAYDTFGVLTEHFEMEPDAFLSAFLQDVKPVESSYREKALATKALRKVKHNEYLAKIPFSDFKAFELILPALPDDSQLQISNSSPIRYAQLFDVNPTIEVFCNRGTSGIDGSTSTAIGAALASGKQTTLITGDISFLYDSNALWNNYIPKDFRIIIINNAGGGIFRILPGHDETPVFNTFFETMHNYTAEHLSKMFGFEYVPVNDEAGLKNALPGFFASSAKPKILEVFTPMRENDKILLQYFKELV; the protein is encoded by the coding sequence ATGCTTTATCCTAAAATACCTTTAGCGCAAAGCATTATAGAAATTTGCCGCGCTAAAGGAATTACTGACATAGTAATATCTCCCGGGTCAAGAAATGCCCCGCTTACAATCGGTTTTGTAAATAACTCCGCTTTTAAATGTTATAGCATTGCCGATGAGCGTTGTGCAGCTTTTTTTGCGGCCGGTATGGCACAGCAGCTGAAGAAGCCTGTAGCGGTGGTTTGTACCTCGGGTTCCGCTTTGCTAAATTACTATCCTGCTGTGGCTGAGGCTTTTTATAGCCAGATTCCGCTTATTGTTATATCTGCCGACAGGCCATTAAGTAAGATTGATATAGGCGACGGGCAGACTATCCGTCAGCAAAATGTATATTCAAATCATATATTATTTAGCGCCAATTTATTAGAAGATGCATCTGTTGGGAATGATGAATTGATAAACCAGGCAATCAATACCTCTGTTTTAGAAAAAGGCCCGGTTCATATTAATGCGCCATTTGAAGAGCCTTTATATGAAACAGTTTCAGAATTATCTGTAACACTTAAAATAAATTTACTGAAGACGCAGGAAAGCACAGCTCAGGATTTAACACAATTTTCACATATTTGGAATACTGCTAAAAAGAAGCTGATATTGATAGGAGGGAATGACCCCAATGCAATTAATATTACCCTGCTAAAAAAACTGGCTGACGATCCATCTGTTGTTGTGATGACAGAAGTTACGAGCAACCTGCATTATGACACTTTTCTTAATAGCATCGACACCATAATTACGCCTTTCACTAAAGAAGATTTTATTGCATGGCAGCCTGAAGTTTTACTGACTTTTGGAGGAATGATTGTATCAAAAAGGGTAAAAGCCTGGCTGCGGACTTATCCTCCCAAACATCACTGGCATGTAGATTTGCTGCGGGCATATGATACGTTTGGCGTTTTGACGGAGCATTTTGAGATGGAGCCGGATGCCTTTCTTTCAGCATTTTTACAAGATGTAAAACCTGTAGAGAGCAGTTATCGTGAAAAAGCGCTCGCTACAAAAGCTTTACGGAAAGTAAAGCATAATGAATACCTGGCAAAAATCCCTTTCTCTGATTTTAAAGCATTTGAACTTATTTTGCCTGCCTTGCCGGATGATTCACAACTGCAGATAAGCAACAGTTCGCCAATACGTTATGCGCAGCTTTTTGACGTGAACCCAACTATTGAAGTTTTCTGCAACCGCGGCACCAGTGGTATTGACGGCAGCACATCTACAGCAATAGGGGCGGCTTTAGCAAGTGGAAAACAAACGACGTTGATTACAGGCGACATCAGTTTTTTGTATGACAGCAACGCTCTGTGGAACAACTATATCCCGAAAGACTTCAGGATAATTATAATAAACAATGCCGGCGGTGGTATATTCAGGATATTGCCGGGGCATGACGAGACGCCTGTATTCAATACCTTCTTTGAAACTATGCATAACTATACTGCAGAACATTTATCTAAAATGTTTGGCTTTGAATATGTGCCAGTAAATGATGAGGCAGGATTGAAAAATGCGCTGCCAGGATTTTTTGCAAGCTCAGCTAAGCCTAAAATACTGGAAGTGTTTACCCCAATGCGTGAAAACGATAAGATCTTATTGCAGTATTTTAAGGAGCTGGTTTAG